The stretch of DNA GATGCCGAATTAGTGATCGTCTCGATTCTAGAAAGTGACGACATGAACGTCTACCAAGCCTTGAGTAAAGATTATGTACATGGTGAACGTGATGACTTGAAAAAACACCTTTTGAAATATCAAAAGCAAGCACAAGCGGCTGGGGCCAAGCATGTGCGGTCGTTGATTGCAGAAGGTGAGCCAGGTGAAACCATTGTTAAAGAAGTGATTCCACATCTTCAACCAGATTTGTTAATTATTGGTTCGATTGCCAAAAAGGGCTTAGCACGCCGATTTGGGAGTCAAGCTGCCTATATGGCAAAATATTCGCCAATTTCAGTGTTAGTGATCCGCTAAGACAAAATTAAGTACAGCAAGTCAAAAAAGATCTCTCAAGAATTCATCTTGAGAGATCTTTTTTTGACTGCTGGAAGCTTGATATACTGTAATTTAGCTGCGAACCTTTTTATCCAGGAACGTTGTTATTTTGTTCAGCTAAGGTGGTGAGATGTTCAAACAAGATGCCTTCACGTAAGCCGTTTTGTGAGAAGATGATGCGATCAGAATCGAGAAAACGCATCAGCATGATAGCTGGTACCATGCCGCCGACAATGATATCGGCCCGATCCTTGGCCAGCCCAGGAATCTTCGCGCGACCCGCGGCGTCCTGAGTGAGCACGTCGTTAAAAGTTTGATAGATCGCGGTGTCACGTAACCGATAGCCGTGAATGTCTTCAAAATTCAAAAAGTTACTTTTACGACGATTGATCTTAGCAATGGTTCGGTTACTGCCGCCGAGACAAACTAGCGGTAGGTTTTGACCGTTGCGAAGCCACCACACACTATTAAACAATTTATCGACAAACGTCATCGTGTCAAAAAGGGCATTGGCTGGAATCTGATCGTTGAGGCCAAACTTTTCCGATAAACTGACAGCGCCAATCGGGAGACTGATGAGATTTTTCGCGCGGCCGTTGATGATCAAAACCAATTCACAACTCCCGCCACCAGTATCCATCATGACACAGTTAGTTGTGGGTAGGGTATTGACCACTCCGAGGTAATCATAGTAAGCCTCAGTGGTACCAGGGATTACTTCGATATCTAGACCAACGTCGGTTTTAACGCGTTTTAAAAACTTTTTCTGATTCGTGGCTTTACGCGTGGCCGCAGTGGCGACGGCTCGTAATTTTAAATTAGGTAATTTGTCATAAACGTCTTTAAAAGATTGCAAGGCGGCGACGGTTCGGTCAATTGCGGCCGCTTTTAAGGTTGGCGCTTCCGCATCATCTTCGTTTTCAGAGAGCCGAACCATTTCTTTTAACCGGTGGGTAACTGTATAACTGCCATCCGGTTGAATCTGGGTCACGGTCATCCGACACGAGTTCGATCCTAAATCAATTACGGCAAAATTTTCCATTTATTGGTCATCTCCATCATCACTGAGTGGGTTCGGTTCATTCTTGGGACTCATCATCGGAATAAATTGATGCGCCGTACTGGTGGGCGTCGGTGTCGCATGATCGGCAGCAACGCGTTTTTCAGCTCCGGCAATAAAACTGTTTTGTGAATCCAATGTTGGCAAGCCCCGGCGATCACATTTTTGATAAGTGTTGTCGGCTTGCAGAATCCGTGTCTTGACGGTGTCATGCCACATCGTGTTGAAAATGGTCATGGCGCGATCACTAATTTCTGGTTGTAACAGTGGGAATAGTAATTCGACTCGACGATTTAAATTCCGCGTCATCATGTCCGCACTGGATAAATAAATCTGTGGTTCGCCATCGTTGCTAAAGTAATAAATCCGACTATGTTCCAATAATCGTCCAATAATCGAATGGACTTCGATATTGTCGGAGACCCCCTTGATTCCGGTACGCAAACAACAAATTCCGCGGATGATTAGTTGAATTTTAACTCCCGCATGTGAAGCTTCATAGAGTTTACTGATAATTTGCGGGTCAGAAAGTGAGTTCATTTTCATTTTGACGAGTGCTGGGCGGCCGGCTTTGGCGATGGCAATCTCAGCGTCCAACTTTTCATTG from Lactiplantibacillus brownii encodes:
- a CDS encoding universal stress protein, yielding MSTTFKRILVGVDDSADALLAFKYAIGQAAQTDAELVIVSILESDDMNVYQALSKDYVHGERDDLKKHLLKYQKQAQAAGAKHVRSLIAEGEPGETIVKEVIPHLQPDLLIIGSIAKKGLARRFGSQAAYMAKYSPISVLVIR
- the ppx gene encoding exopolyphosphatase, which translates into the protein MENFAVIDLGSNSCRMTVTQIQPDGSYTVTHRLKEMVRLSENEDDAEAPTLKAAAIDRTVAALQSFKDVYDKLPNLKLRAVATAATRKATNQKKFLKRVKTDVGLDIEVIPGTTEAYYDYLGVVNTLPTTNCVMMDTGGGSCELVLIINGRAKNLISLPIGAVSLSEKFGLNDQIPANALFDTMTFVDKLFNSVWWLRNGQNLPLVCLGGSNRTIAKINRRKSNFLNFEDIHGYRLRDTAIYQTFNDVLTQDAAGRAKIPGLAKDRADIIVGGMVPAIMLMRFLDSDRIIFSQNGLREGILFEHLTTLAEQNNNVPG